TCCTCCACACGGGAGATTTCCGCGCCGCTCTCTGCCAGCAGGCAGCCCAGCGATGTGGCTAGATTCAACAGCTTGTCCGAATCCATAAAACGCCTCCTCTCGCCTTTTTAAGATATGCGATTTTTGGAAAAAACACAAGGGATATTTTGACGAAACGCGCCGCGCAGGGGAGCCCTTGACAAAAAGGAGCGGTTTCTGTATAATCGAATAGTCCGAAATCGGACAAAATAAGACGGGAGGGATTCGATGGGACAGGAAGTTCTGGATGCTTTCTGGAAATCCAATGACCGAATCTACAATGAGAATACCCTGCTGTACCACCGTCTGGCCCGGGCCTGCGGCCTGCCGGACTGCGCCTTCTGGCTGCTGTACACCCTGCGGTCGGAGGAGGCGCCCCTGACCCAGACCCAGTTGAGCGAGCAGCTGTCCCTACCCAAGCAGACGGTGAATTCCGCCCTGAAAAAGCTGGTGGAGGAGGGAGTCCTCCGCTTGGAGGCGGCGGACGGCAATCTGAAAAACAAGCGGGTCTGTCTGACAGAGGCGGGCGAGGCATTCCTCCGCCGCACTGTGGACCGCGTGTTCGGCGTAGAGAGCGCCGCGGCCGCCCGCCTGACCGAGGAGGAGCGGTCGGCGCTTGTGGCATTGAGCCAGAAGCTGCTGGATGCCTTTCGGGCGGAGACGGAAGCTTTTTTACAGACCGCTGCGATAGGAGACTGATGTATGCAGATCAAACTTTCTGACCATTTCACCTACGGACGGCTGCTGCGTTACACACTGCCGACCATCGTTATGATTATCTTCACCTCTCTGTACAGCGTGGTAGACGGACTGTTCGTATCCAACTTGGTGGGGGACCTGGCCCTGTCGGCGGTGAATATCGCCTTCCCCATCACTATGATCATCGGCGCCTTCGGCTTCATGCTGGGCACCGGCGGCAGCGCCATCGTGGCCCGCACGCTGGGGGAGGGGAAGCCGGAGCTGGCCTCCCGATATTTCACGCTCTTCATCTGGTGCGTGGCGGGGCTGGGCGTGGTGCTCTCCATTGTGACCATCGCCTTCATCGAACCCATCATGCGTTTTGCCGGGGCTAGCGACCTGCTGCTGGAAGACTGCATCGCCTACGGCCGGATCCTGCTGGCCGGCAGTGCCGTGTTCATGCTCCAGAGCGCCTTTCAGAGTTTCTTTTCCGTGGCGGAGAAACCCAAGCTGGGGTTACTGCTCTCCCTGGCTGCCGGAGCCACCAACATCACCTTTGACTACGTGTTCATCGCCCTGCTGGGCATGGGTGTCACCGGTGCCGCATGGGCCACAGTGCTGGGCTACTGCGTGGGCGGTGTCATCCCGGTGGTGTACTTCCTGCTTCCCAGAAGAGAGGGCCTGCGGCTGGTGCGGACGAACTTTTACGGCCGGGAACTGCTTCACGCCTGTATCAACGGCTCCTCGGAGCTGATGAGCAACATCTCCGCCTCCGTGGTGGGCATCCTCTACAACATCCGGCTGATGGACCTTCTGGGAGAGCCGGGCGTGGCGGCCCACTCGGTGATGATGTACGTGGATTTCGTGTTTGTGGCTGCCTTTCTGGGGTTCTCCATGGGCAGCGCCCCCATCGTCAGCTATCACTACGGGGCGGAGAACTATGATGAGCTGAAGAACATCTTCCGCCGCAGTGGCGTCATCATCGCCGCTACCTCCGTGGCGATGGTGGCGGCGTCGGAGCTCTTAAGCCGGCCCCTGTCTGCTGCCTTCGTGGGGTACTCTCCGGACTTGCTGGAGCTGACCACCCACGGCTTCCGGATCTTTGCCCTGTGCTACCTTTTCTGCGGGCTGAATATCTACGCATCCGCCTTCTTCACGGCCCTGTGCAACGGCGCCCTGTCGGCCCTGATCGCCTTCACCCGCACGCTGCTGCTGCGGGGTGGACTGGTGCTGGTGATGCCGGTGTTCTTCGGCGTGGATGGCGTCTGGTGGTCCGTGGCGGCGGCGGAACTGCTGGGGGTGGTGCTCTCGGTGGTGCTGCTGGTGCTGATGCGGCGGCGTTACCATTACGCCTGACGGGGGAAAACGCGGATATGTTACAAGACGGCGGCTCCGCTCAGGTGGTATGCTGGCTGGTGCCGACAGGAGGGAAGAACCATGAGACAAGCGGCGCGGACCGCCCGATATGACCAGGCTCTGGGGCTGGAGGCGTACAGCCTCCGGGCGGTGGACAGGCCCTTTCCCAGCCACTTTCACGACCATTATGTGATCGGCGTGGTGGAGCGGGGGACCCGGACCCTCACCTGCGGCCGCCAACGGCAGGTCATCGGCCCGGGAGACGTGCTGCTGTTCAACCCGGGAGACAGCCATGCCTGCATCCAGGCGGACGGGTCTCTGGACTACCGGGGACTGAATATCCCACGCAGCACCATGCTGGCCCTGGCGGAGGAGATCATGGGCAGCCGGGCAATGCCCGGCTTTTCCGTGGCCGTGGTTCGGGACGGAGAACTGGCAGGCCGCCTCCGGGCCCTGCACCGGGCGGTGCTGGGGGAGGAGCCGGAGCTCCGGAGGGAGGAGGCGCTGCTGCTGGCCTGGGGCCTCCTGCTGCCGGGTTACGCCGGGATGGTGGAAACGGTTTCTGCCTGCCGGGTGGAGGTGGAGCGGACCTGTGCGTTCATCCGGAGCCACTATGCCCGGCATATCACGCTGGAGGAGCTCAGCCTTCAGGCGGGACTGAGCAAATCCGCCCTGGTCCGGGCCTTTGCCAAGGCCAAGGGCGTCACGCCCTACCGCTATCTGATGGCGGTGCGGATCAGCGAGGCACGGCGCCTGCTGGAACGGGGTGTCTCCTCTGCAGAGGCCGCCGTGGAGACAGGCTTTTCCGATCAGAGCCATTTCACCAACTATTTCACTGCCTTCACCGGCCTGACGCCGGGGGCCTGCCGGGAGCTGTTCCGGCAGGAATGGGAGAGAGGATGACACAGCCGTGGAGACGAATCCTGCACGGGGCCACCTGGCGGCCCTGCTGACCATTGTGATCTGGGGACCACCTTCATCTCCACCAAGGTGCTGCTGGTGGATTTCCAGCCGGTGGAGATCTTGTTTATCCGGTTCATGATGGGCTTTCTGGCGCTGCTGGCAGTCTGTCCTCGCCGCCTGCAGGGCGTCACACGGCGGCAGGAGGGATTGTTTGCCCTGGCGGGGCTGTGCGGCGTGTGCCTGTACTACCTGCTGGAGAACATCGCCCTGACGTACACCATGGCCTCCAACGTGGGGGTCATCATCTCCGTGTCTCCCTGCTTCACCGCCCTGCTGACCCATTTTCTGATGCGGGGCGAGGAGCGGCTGCGGCCCACATTTTTCGCAGGCTTTGCGGTGGCCATGGCGGGGATCTGCCTTATCAGCTTCAACGGCTCTGCCCTGGAGCTGGACCTCCGGGGGGATTTGCTGGCGCTGCTGGCTGCCTTCGTGTGGGCCTGTTACGCCCTCTTGTCCCGGAAGATCAGCGCCCTGGGCCATCCCACTGTCCTGACCACGCGGCGAACCTTTTTCTACGGGCTGGCATTCATGCTGCCGGCGCTGATGGTCTCTGGCGTCCGGCTGGAGCTCACGCGACTCACAGCCCCGGTGAACCTGGGGAATCTGCTGTTTCTGGGGCTGGGGGCCTCGGCCCTGTGCTTCGTCACCTGGAACTTCGCGGTGAAGGCACTGGGGGCGGTGAAAACCAGCGTGTACATCTATCTGGTGCCGGTGATCACAGTGGCGGCCTCCGTGCTGATCCTGCGGGAACCCTTCACCTGGATGACCGGAGCCGGTACGGTACTGACCCTGATCGGGCTGCTTCTCTCTGAAGGCAAACTCCATTGGAAAGAGGGAACACACCATGAAACAGGAACTGGACAAATGCGTCCTGGTGATTGATGAGGCCATGCCCCGGGGCCTCGCTGCCAACACAGCGGCCATCCTGGGCATCACATGGGGCCGGCTGCGGCCGGAACTGGTAGGGGAGGACGTGACCGACGCTGCCGGAGCCATCCACCCCGGGATCATCCGCACGCCGGTGCCGGTGCTCTCCGGCAGGCCGGAGACTTTTCAGACCCTGCGGCGGCAGCTGGCCGAGCTGGAATTTGCAGATGTGGCGGCTGTGGACTTTACAGATCTGGCCCAGAGCTGCCGTACCTACGGCGAGTTCATCGAAAAAATGGCCCGCACCGGGCCGGGGGAGCTGCGATACCTGGGCATGGCCCTTTTGGGCCCCCGGCATCAGGTGGACCGGCTGACCGGAAGCCTGCCGCTGCTGCGGTAGGGAAAAAACGCAGGAATGGGGCCGCGCCCGGTTGCGGCCCCATTCTCGTATCATTTCCCGGAGGACTTATGGCCCCTGCTGGATCAACAGATCCACCTCAGCATCACCGCCATTGGTGTACAAATAGCTGCAGGCAAAGCCGTTCACTTCCCAGATGGCATACGACATACTATCGTATTGGTAGTATGCGACGCTGACGCCCGCAATCTCTCTGCTCTCCTCCAGTGTGCCGCCGTAGATTCCGCTGATGTCTCCACTCCCATACTGGATACGAAACTGGGAGCCGTCCGCATAGTCCACCTGTCCCATGGTGGGGTACCCATCTGAGATGAACACGGAGTACGCCTCCACCTCTTTCTCCAGCACAGGGACCTTGAAGTCCAGATATGCTTCCATCTCTGCGGCGGACGCGACTGTGAGGATGGGATTCGGGATTTGAACCTGCTGAGGATCCGGGGCAGCGCGCCCTCTGCCCTGAATCAGCAGTGCCCCGCCGGTGGCCAGCAGGCACAGGCAGGCCGCCGCGGCGCCCCACCGGACCCAAAAGGACTGCCCGTGCTTTCGCCTGTACCGGGCGGCCTCTTCCACATACCTGCCGTCGAGCGCACTCAGAGCATCGGAAAACTTCTTTGCATTCATAAAAACGCCTCTCTTTCTGCCAGATATTGTTTCAGCTTCCTTCGGATCCGGGCCAGCCGGACGGAGATATTTTTTTCGCTCAGCCCGACAAGCCCGGCGATGTCCCGGCAGCTGTCAGAAAACCAGTAGCGCCGCATGAAGATTACGCGGTTCTCTGCGGACAGCGTATCCAAAAAGCACGCAATGACGCGGGCGAGCTCCCTTGCCTCCACCTCTTCCTCGGCGCTCTTTCGGTCTGGAAGACACTCCTCGACTTCCTGCAAAGCAAGGGTGTAAGGACTGTTTCGCTTGGCAGCGCCCTTTTTCCAATAGCACTTCAGGGAAATGTTGCGGACGATCCGCGCCATATAGGGCAGCAGAGAGTCCGGTTTTGCCGGGGGAATGGCATTCCATGCCCCCAGGTACGCATCATTGACGCACTCATCTGCGTCCTGCCTGTCATTCACGATGTGATAGGAGAGACTGTGGAATAGTTTTCCATATTTCGCGTCCAATGCCTCGATAGCCTGTTCGGAACGTGCAAAGAACAGTGTGATGATCTGTTCCTCATCCATGGTTGCTCCACCTCCTTTCCGGTTTCACTTTGTACACTACGTTTTTTTCGGCAAATCCTACAACAGATTCCAGTATTTTTTCAATATACGATCATGCGGCCATACGGCCGGAAGAGAAGCGGAGAAGGCCGCAGTTCCAGCTGCGTCTGCGGAAAAGACAACATTGCATCCCAGGTGACAAACCGGGGGAAGTGTGGTAAGATATTCCGGTATGAAAATTTCTGTTCCCCAAGGAGTCCTTTATGGAAAACTATTTTGAACCGAATCTCACCGACGACCAGCTGCGCGCTATCAGTTCCATCGGCCTGGCCCACATGGGGGACGCCGTGTTCGAGGTGCTGGTGCGCACCTGGCTCTGTGCCCATGGCAAGGCCACGGGAAGGGGGCTGCACCAGGCCACCATTGCCCTGGTGCGGGCGGAGAGCCAGGCGGAGAAGGCGGAGCGGATCCTGCCCCTTTTGACGGAAGAGGAAGCCGCTGTGTTCCGCCGCGGGCGGAACGCTCACGTGAAGTCGGTGCCTGGCCATGCCACCCGGGCCCAGTACGGCGAGGCCACGGCCCTGGAGGCCCTGTTGGGCTGGCTGTATCTGAAGGGCCGGCGGGACCGGATCAATGCGCTTTTCCGCGCGATGATGGAGGAGTAAGACCATGCCATTGGATGGAATCTGTATGCAGGCGGTGGCGGAGGAGCTGCGGTCGGAACTGCTGGGCCTGCGGATCGATAAGGTTCAGCAGCCCGCCCGGGACCAGGTGATCCTGCTGCTGCGGGGGAATAAGCGGCTGCTGCTGAACGCCGGGGCCAACACTCCCCGCATCCAGCTGACGGCCCTGACAAGGGACAACCCGGCGGAGCCCCCCATGTTCTGTATGCTGCTGCGCAAGCATCTGGTTGGGGGACGGGTGGCTGCGGTCACCCAGCCGCCCCTGGAGCGGCTGGTACGGCTGGAGCTGGACGTTACTGACGACTTCGGTCAGCCGGGGCGGCGGACCCTGGTGCTGGAGGCCATGGGCCGCCGGTCCAACCTGATCCTGCTGGATGGGGAGGGCCGGATCATCGACTGCCTCCGTCGGGTGGACGCGGACATGTCTGCTGCCCGGCAGGTGCTGCCGGGGCTGTATTATGAGCCGCCTGCCTCCGTAGGCCGCCTGCCGGTGACGGAGGAGACGGAGAACGGCTTCCGGGAGAAGATCTCCGCCGCAAACCCGGAGCGGAGTGTGGACGCCTTTCTGCTGGACCACTACTTCGGCATCTCCCCCTGATCGCCCGGGAACTGGCCTTCCGCTCCGTAGGGGAGACGGATGCCCATCTCTTTGACCTGGGAGCGGTGGGAGAGGACCGCCTCTGGAAGGAATTGTCCGGGCTCATCAGAGATATACAGGAAAATCACTTTACACCAATCTGCCTGAAAAAAGATGGGAAGATGGCAGATTTCACCTACTGCCCCATCGCCCAGTACGGCCCTGTTATGGAGACCGTCCGGTATGACACTTTTTCCACCCTGATG
This DNA window, taken from Dysosmobacter welbionis, encodes the following:
- a CDS encoding MarR family winged helix-turn-helix transcriptional regulator, with protein sequence MGQEVLDAFWKSNDRIYNENTLLYHRLARACGLPDCAFWLLYTLRSEEAPLTQTQLSEQLSLPKQTVNSALKKLVEEGVLRLEAADGNLKNKRVCLTEAGEAFLRRTVDRVFGVESAAAARLTEEERSALVALSQKLLDAFRAETEAFLQTAAIGD
- a CDS encoding MATE family efflux transporter gives rise to the protein MQIKLSDHFTYGRLLRYTLPTIVMIIFTSLYSVVDGLFVSNLVGDLALSAVNIAFPITMIIGAFGFMLGTGGSAIVARTLGEGKPELASRYFTLFIWCVAGLGVVLSIVTIAFIEPIMRFAGASDLLLEDCIAYGRILLAGSAVFMLQSAFQSFFSVAEKPKLGLLLSLAAGATNITFDYVFIALLGMGVTGAAWATVLGYCVGGVIPVVYFLLPRREGLRLVRTNFYGRELLHACINGSSELMSNISASVVGILYNIRLMDLLGEPGVAAHSVMMYVDFVFVAAFLGFSMGSAPIVSYHYGAENYDELKNIFRRSGVIIAATSVAMVAASELLSRPLSAAFVGYSPDLLELTTHGFRIFALCYLFCGLNIYASAFFTALCNGALSALIAFTRTLLLRGGLVLVMPVFFGVDGVWWSVAAAELLGVVLSVVLLVLMRRRYHYA
- a CDS encoding AraC family transcriptional regulator, whose translation is MRQAARTARYDQALGLEAYSLRAVDRPFPSHFHDHYVIGVVERGTRTLTCGRQRQVIGPGDVLLFNPGDSHACIQADGSLDYRGLNIPRSTMLALAEEIMGSRAMPGFSVAVVRDGELAGRLRALHRAVLGEEPELRREEALLLAWGLLLPGYAGMVETVSACRVEVERTCAFIRSHYARHITLEELSLQAGLSKSALVRAFAKAKGVTPYRYLMAVRISEARRLLERGVSSAEAAVETGFSDQSHFTNYFTAFTGLTPGACRELFRQEWERG
- a CDS encoding DMT family transporter — encoded protein: MLLVDFQPVEILFIRFMMGFLALLAVCPRRLQGVTRRQEGLFALAGLCGVCLYYLLENIALTYTMASNVGVIISVSPCFTALLTHFLMRGEERLRPTFFAGFAVAMAGICLISFNGSALELDLRGDLLALLAAFVWACYALLSRKISALGHPTVLTTRRTFFYGLAFMLPALMVSGVRLELTRLTAPVNLGNLLFLGLGASALCFVTWNFAVKALGAVKTSVYIYLVPVITVAASVLILREPFTWMTGAGTVLTLIGLLLSEGKLHWKEGTHHETGTGQMRPGD
- a CDS encoding DUF2000 domain-containing protein; translated protein: MKQELDKCVLVIDEAMPRGLAANTAAILGITWGRLRPELVGEDVTDAAGAIHPGIIRTPVPVLSGRPETFQTLRRQLAELEFADVAAVDFTDLAQSCRTYGEFIEKMARTGPGELRYLGMALLGPRHQVDRLTGSLPLLR
- a CDS encoding RNA polymerase sigma factor, producing the protein MDEEQIITLFFARSEQAIEALDAKYGKLFHSLSYHIVNDRQDADECVNDAYLGAWNAIPPAKPDSLLPYMARIVRNISLKCYWKKGAAKRNSPYTLALQEVEECLPDRKSAEEEVEARELARVIACFLDTLSAENRVIFMRRYWFSDSCRDIAGLVGLSEKNISVRLARIRRKLKQYLAEREAFL
- a CDS encoding Mini-ribonuclease 3 is translated as MENYFEPNLTDDQLRAISSIGLAHMGDAVFEVLVRTWLCAHGKATGRGLHQATIALVRAESQAEKAERILPLLTEEEAAVFRRGRNAHVKSVPGHATRAQYGEATALEALLGWLYLKGRRDRINALFRAMMEE